The Argentina anserina chromosome 3, drPotAnse1.1, whole genome shotgun sequence genome includes a region encoding these proteins:
- the LOC126789452 gene encoding AP2-like ethylene-responsive transcription factor PLT2, translating into MGSVNSNNWLSFPLSPTNSSLPSQIHPSHSHQFSLGLVSDTMENPFQNQDWNMINTQGSSEVPKVADFLGVGKSENQPDLVAYNDINANESVSDYIFTNVNNAIVPMQNAVVGTSSNYDYQENSNSLQSLTLSMGSGKGSSTCETSADNTSTTTVEAPPRRALDTFGQRTSIYRGVTRHRWTGRYEAHLWDNSCRREGQSRKGRQVYLGGYDKEEKAARAYDLAALKYWGTSTTTNFPISNYEKEVEEMKNCTRQEFVASIRRKSSGFSRGASMYRGVTRHHQHGRWQARIGRVAGNKDLYLGTFSTEEEAAEAYDIAAIKFRGLNAVTNFDMSRYDVKSILESNTLPIGGGAAKRLKEAQALECSRKREEMLALGSAFQYAAGTSSSASSAARNLQGYSLMQQQPQSAYDQTLLSLQNHDMSQYAHHDPSAYQNYIQTQLQLQQQSSNSYNIHQQGQSPHQYYNTYLQSAHPALLQGLMDMGSASTTVMDNSAGGFLGHNGLGMASNSTTTNGVGSAEEPALVKVDYDMPSAGGYGSWSGGSVQGSNPGVFSMWND; encoded by the exons ATGGGCTCCGTGAATTCAAACAACTGGCTGTCATTTCCTCTTTCTCCTACTAATTCTTCCTTGCCTTCACAAATTCACCCTTCTCACTCTCATCAATTCTCGCTAGGGTTAGTCAGTGATACAATGgaaaatccttttcaaaaccAAG ACTGGAATATGATTAACACCCAAGGGAGCAGCGAGGTTCCGAAGGTAGCAGATTTTCTTGGTGTGGGAAAATCTGAGAATCAGCCAGATCTTGTGGCCTACAATGACATTAATGCTAATGAATCCGTCAGCGATTATATTTTTACAAATGTGAATAATGCTATAGTCCCAATGCAAAACGCGGTAGTTGGCACATCCAGCAACTACGATTACCAGGAGAACTCCAATAGCCTGCAATCTTTGACTCTTTCCATGGGCAGCGGCAAAGGTTCTTCGACATGTGAAACCAGTGCCGACAATACTAGTACAACTACTGTTGAAGCTCCCCCAAGAAGGGCTCTGGACACATTCGGACAAAGGACCTCTATTTATCGTGGTGTAACAAG GCATCGATGGACAGGAAGATATGAAGCTCATTTATGGGATAATAGTTGTAGAAGGGAGGGCCAATCAAGGAAGGGCCGGCAAG TCTATTTGG GTGGTTATGACAAGGAAGAGAAAGCTGCTAGGGCTTATGACTTGGCTGCACTAAAGTACTGGGGAACATCCACCACTACGAATTTTCCA ATTAGTAACTATGAGAAGGAGGTGGAGGAGATGAAGAACTGTACAAGACAGGAATTTGTGGCCTCCATTAGAAG GAAAAGTAGTGGCTTTTCTAGAGGAGCATCCATGTATCGTGGAGTTACAAG GCATCATCAGCACGGCCGATGGCAGGCAAGGATAGGCAGAGTTGCCGGAAACAAAGACCTTTACCTGGGAACTTTCA GTACTGAGGAAGAGGCAGCTGAAGCTTATGACATAGCAGCAATAAAATTCCGAGGCCTGAACGCCGTTACCAACTTTGACATGAGTCGATATGACGTGAAGAGCATTCTCGAGAGCAACACTCTCCCTATCGGTGGCGGTGCTGCGAAGAGGCTGAAAGAGGCTCAAGCCCTGGAATGTTCTAGAAAACGTGAAGAAATGCTAGCTCTCGGTTCCGCCTTCCAATATGCAGCCGGAACGAGCTCATCAGCGAGCTCGGCTGCTCGCAATTTACAGGGCTACTCTTTAATGCAGCAGCAGCCACAATCAGCATATGATCAGACTCTACTTTCTCTACAAAACCATGACATGTCTCAGTACGCCCACCATGACCCTTCTGCATACCAAAACTACATCCAAACCCAGCTTCAGTTGCAACAGCAATCTAGTAATAGTTATAACATCCACCAGCAAGGCCAAAGCCCTCATCAGTATTACAACACCTACTTGCAGAGTGCTCACCCAGCTTTGCTTCAAGGCCTGATGGACATGGGGTCTGCATCTACAACTGTCATGGACAATAGTGCTGGAGGGTTCTTAGGGCATAATGGACTTGggatggcttcgaattcgacgACAACAAATGGGGTCGGATCGGCAGAAGAACCTGCCCTTGTGAAAGTTGATTACGACATGCCGTCTGCTGGAGGGTATGGCAGCTGGTCTGGCGGCTCAGTTCAGGGATCAAATCCTGGTGTTTTCTCTATGTGGAATGACTGA